The genome window TTTGGTCTGATCGCGGACTGATCACAACGTTGTTGCTCAATCGTAGGTCCGGTTCCCACCGGACGCCGATCTTCAACGCGTCAATCATTTGTCCGGTGGGAACCGGACCTACGTTGATTTCACAGGACCGAGGTTTTGGTCCAGATACGATCGGGTGTGATCGAGCACCGATTCGTAGCTGAGCGGTTCAACGTCTTCGCCGATCAATTCCACTTCGATCGGTCCGGCGAATCCGAGTTCCAGAACTCGATGCACGAGCGATTGAATCGGCACGCAGCCTTCACCCAGCAAACAACGATTCATCTCACCAAGTGGACTGTGACGCCCGTCGCCCAACTGCATCAAATGCATGAACGGAACGACGTGAGGCAGCATGTCCAGCACTCGGTCGTCCATTCCGACGTGGTAGGTGTCCAGCACGATTCCCAGGTTGGGACTGTTGACGATATCGAGAATCTCGAGGGTCGATTCCAAATCGTTGACGAATGACCATTCCACGCCACAACCGGCATGAATGGGTTCCAACGACAGCTTCACCCCAAATTCCTCGGCAATGATGGCCAAGTGAGACAACGCGTCGCAAAGCGTCCGCCGTGCGTGCTTGCGAATGTGATTGTTGCGGCCACCGGC of Rhodopirellula bahusiensis contains these proteins:
- a CDS encoding sugar phosphate isomerase/epimerase family protein, with the protein product MNTLAINQLSTLRWEFEQDAQAYSDRGFEGIGLFRPKLDDLGIDRAVELLAETNLQATSLSWVGGFTGSDGRGFDDAVRDAMGAVRDAAELRAETLIVLAGGRNNHIRKHARRTLCDALSHLAIIAEEFGVKLSLEPIHAGCGVEWSFVNDLESTLEILDIVNSPNLGIVLDTYHVGMDDRVLDMLPHVVPFMHLMQLGDGRHSPLGEMNRCLLGEGCVPIQSLVHRVLELGFAGPIEVELIGEDVEPLSYESVLDHTRSYLDQNLGPVKST